A stretch of the Panicum virgatum strain AP13 chromosome 9N, P.virgatum_v5, whole genome shotgun sequence genome encodes the following:
- the LOC120689202 gene encoding classical arabinogalactan protein 9-like has protein sequence MAVLVLDDDDDLLDDMARPPDLEPPPAACGSSEHLFFHSPPPPSTRPPAATPAPAATTSSTAPVPGAFSPHHTLDDSPTLTATPASATSSSSPTGTPLPSPGHESLSPDAAPLFPSGHSNGRGKQLRWRDDTPPLSDDDSSPYYRDILLRQSRAASLTPAAVQVDAPAPMPTLRSVVVLPPHGEGGHRKRPRRWDLRLPSPPPWTDKRSQRSIRRHGTTELDVGLQQHDHPHKAGQATPSRV, from the coding sequence ATGGCCGTGTTGgtgctcgacgacgacgacgacctcctTGACGACATGGCTCGGCCTCCCGACCTCGAGCCCCCACCCGCTGCCTGCGGCTCATCGGAGCACCTCTTCTTCCAttcaccgccaccaccgtccaCCCGCCCGCCGGCAGCCACTCCGGCGCCAGCGGCAACCACATCCTCAACTGCTCCAGTGCCGGGTGCCTTCTCCCCCCACCACACCCTCGATGACTCGCCCACGCTGACAGCCACCCCGGCTtcggcgacctcctcctcctcgccgacgggcactcctctcccctcccctggGCATGAATCTCTCTCCCCGGATGCGGCTCCGCTTTTCCCTAGTGGCCACTCCAACGGCCGGGGGAAGCAGCTTCGATGGAGGGACGACACCCCACCTCTCTCCGACGACGACAGCTCCCCATACTACCGCGACATCCTGCTGCGGCAATCGAGGGCGGCCTCCTTAACACCGGCGGCAGTGCAGGTCGACGCACCGGCTCCGATGCCCACTCTCCGCTCCGTCGTGGTGCTGCCTCCACATGGCGAGGGTGGGCACCGCAAGCGTCCTCGTCGGTGGGACCTCCGGCTACCCTCTCCGCCACCCTGGACGGACAAGCGGTCCCAGCGCAGCATTCGCCGGCACGGAACGACAGAGCTGGACGTCGGCCTCCAGCAGCACGACCACCCGCACAAGGCAGGTCAGGCTACCCCAAGCCGTGTCTGA